One Actinomadura viridis genomic region harbors:
- a CDS encoding MmcQ/YjbR family DNA-binding protein has protein sequence MGVEEFLEIVLGLPEVEQRDGHASTTGFRVQGKGFCYLDEAEASVMVKATREEQAALVAEDPEVFTASWTSGRFGWVSIRLAGVDRDELVELVTEGWRLSAPKRLVASYTPAVDNS, from the coding sequence ATGGGCGTGGAGGAGTTCCTGGAGATCGTGCTCGGGTTGCCGGAGGTGGAGCAGCGCGACGGGCATGCGTCGACGACCGGGTTCCGTGTGCAGGGCAAGGGGTTCTGCTACCTCGACGAGGCGGAGGCGTCCGTCATGGTGAAGGCCACGCGCGAGGAGCAGGCCGCGCTGGTGGCCGAGGACCCGGAGGTGTTCACCGCGTCCTGGACGTCCGGGCGGTTCGGCTGGGTGTCGATCCGGCTGGCCGGGGTCGACCGGGACGAACTCGTCGAACTGGTTACGGAAGGCTGGCGGCTGTCGGCCCCCAAGCGGCTCGTGGCCTCTTATACGCCCGCCGTCGACAACTCCTGA